One Ranitomeya variabilis isolate aRanVar5 chromosome 4, aRanVar5.hap1, whole genome shotgun sequence genomic window, AAtatggttgagcgacttttacttttttaggatcgagtcgggttttgcgaaacccgactttctcaaaagtcgagtcgagtgaaatcggccgattatcgcaaaaagtctcTCTCTCCCCTTCGTGCATAGCATAGGTTGtattggactgtggaaatcgctacatcccaagCGGTAATATGGaggttataccccctgtgacgccgcaaaaagcaagccgtaacctatgtcatcacgctgcccacactccttcattggctgaaaaaatggcggggaaagcgtcatacgaaatgcgactttggcgcgaagatcgccgaccgcatgaccGATCCCACAGTAGTGCTGAaaatcggcgatttttgaaaatgtccgatccgtttcgctcaaccctactgataaatgtttgttttgggtcatttattTTCTGTTGGTATTTTGTTTATTCTATAAAACTCCCATATACGGTAATATTCGATTCTTGAATGCACGcatcatgtttttgtacaatttgttaaTAACATATATCGTTTCTCGCAGTCTGAGGAAAATATGATTTTCCTgtaattcatttctcaccctctaggtttaataatggcttttccctgtgtgggatttttactgtttataaaggttgacaactagttggacaagcccttctcattcctcatgtttggtcctgttaaaataaaaatcctcatacaaacctcccatggtggcgccgtttcactggtgttggcgcttgtgttcttggggctcttttgaggattttacgtcatgtgagccctgtgcccaatcagcgctgacgtcactgtccccaccttcggacaaatcaagcatcatgaggcagagagcagccgcggccctggcttcctgttcatggtcaatacgtccgaaggaaggagcagtgaagctgccgctgatcgggtgcagggctcgtgtgatgtaacaacctcacataagccccgggacagtgagtctccacaccgctgaagtggagccggccgccagcggagtatgagtgtttttattttaatgaggccaaacatgaggaatgagttcactgagaaaaaaaattctaagatataattatatataaaatgatcccttgattagaagattcactgacaaaaggataaaactaaactttattaattctaaATGTACaaatacccataattcaccccctgaaggttagtcagtaggtgactaatagaaaaaacatgtaccccacagttcagtatatagggtgaggtgacgtatacacaaTGACTCTCCAAGCCTCTTATTTCTACGGGattcatcgtcctcaccaaaggcgactcatcaggagactatttaatattgacctatattcaagcgagactagacaaaaaaaacctaaaatcaGGTTAtcggaaacagtcagaaaaccagccacatgttggcagatcccagacctcaaactatatactttgtaagtttatacgccactccagtgtcaggaatagatagtatgtgacaatacagtatataccgctcagggaacactgaactttcagagataatctccatattcatactaaataatggcacagatcttccagacattatgattgcacacatccctagtctttataacgatattgcactcattccttgacagaccgcagcatggccattagttagaagctgctattgatcttcggagcaggtaagttttccctgattggtacatattgggccgtctgaaaacggagtttagcctaggacaatttgtctgcactactaattaccagctgttacaataccaaactagggcagtccctataggagaaaaacacaagaattatactgtattgtcacatactatctattcctgacactggagtggcttataaacttacgaagtatatagtttgaggtctggggtctgccaatatgtggctggttttctgactgtttcggattACATAATACATGATTTTAGGGTTTTCTTCGTCTAGCCCCGCTTGATAAACCAAATACCACCagaaaataaataacccaaaacaaacaTTAGTAAAAATAACTCCTctttattaggtaaagtataaaagaattgcgccattttcgCATCAGGAAtctacgggtttcatcgtcctcaccaaaggcgactcatcaggagactatttaatattgacctatattcaagcgagactagtCAAAAACCAAATCATGTATCATGTTTTcagaaacagtcagaaaaccagccacatattggcagaccccagacctcaaactatatactttgtaagtttataagccactccagtgtcaggaatagatagtatgtgacaatacagtataattcttgtgtttttctcctatagggactgccctagtttggtaatgtaacagctgttaattagtagtgcagacaaattgtcctagactaaactccattttcagacggcccaatatgtaccactcagggaaaacttacctgctccaaagatcaatagcagcttctaactaatagccatgctgcggtctgtcaaggaatgagtgcaatatcgttataaagactagggatgtgtgcaatcataatgtctgtaagatctgtgccattatttactatgaatatggagattatctctgaaagttcagtgttccctgagcggtatatactgtattgtcacatactatctattcctgacactggagtggcttataaacttatgaagtatatagtttgaggtctgggatctgccaatatgtgtctggttttctgactgttccggataacatgatacatgattttagtttttttttgtctagtctcgcttgaatataggtgaatattaaatagtctccttatgagtcgcctttggtgaggacgatgaaacccgtagaaatgagaggcttggagagtgagtgtgtatacgtcacctcaccctatatactgaactgtgggggacatgtttttttctattagtcacctactgactaaccttcagggggtgaattatgggtatttGTACATttagaattaataaagtttagtttcatccttttgtcagcaaacatgaggaatgacaagagacaacccctttaagaagcttaagttttggttaaaactattccaacattatgaacataaaaaaaggcttctcccctacgtgacgtctctgatgtttattaacagttgatttccaagtaaaatatttcccacattaagaaaacgaaaaaggcttctcccctgtatgagttctctggtgaataacTAGATGCCCTTTctgtctaaaacatttcccacattctgaacaggaaaaaggcttctcccctgtgtgaattctacggTGATTAACCAACTCCGAtttatggctaaaacatttcccacattctgaacaagaaaaaggcttctcccctgtgtgagttctctggtgaataacTAGATTccctttctgtttaaaacatttcccacattctgaacaggaaaaaagctTCTTCTCATCTGTGtgagctttcttctggtgactaacaagaaggcatttccagttaaaacatttcccacattctggacatgaaaaagtATTCTCCCCTGtgggagttctctggtgactaactagactccctttctggataaaacatttcccacattctgaacaggaaaacggcatctcccctgtatgagttctctggtgactaactagatgCCCTctatggctaaaacatttcccacattctgaacaggaaaaaggcttctcccctgtatgagttctctggtgactaactagactccctttctggttaaaacatttcccacattctgaacaggaaaaaggcttctcccctgtgtgagttctatggtgattaaccaactCTGATttatgtttaaaacatttcccacattctgaacaggaaaaaggcatctcctctgtatgagttctctggtgaataactagactccctttctggttaaaacagttcccacattctgaacaggaaaaaggcttctcccctgtgtgaattctatggtgattaaccaaacctgatttctggttaaaacatttcccacattctgaacatgaaaatgacttctttgctttaggagcagtttgttttttaatgcctcttttgtgactttgattttccttagtagtcagtaatgaatcagaagatgggacctgtttcataggatcggaTGACAGATCTTTGCCGTGAATGGATGTcgatatatctggagtaacagcaatcactttagttgtatcttgtaggatctcaaggttatcagatttaaacattgaagatgtcagctgtccctctgatctcctggtacagtcatctgccaaggcaaaaaactttttttttttttaaataaaatatccttgagtttaatatttttgaacatttctacttaaacagtccataaaaatggcaagctatgtaaaaaaactttaaagggaacctgtcaccctcaaaatggaaggtgagccaagcccagtcatcaggggcttatctacagcattctgtaatgctgtagataagctcccgatgttacctgaaagatgataaaaagaggttagattatactcacccaggggcggtcccgctgcggtccggtccgaagggcgtcgctggtccggtccggcgcctcctatcttcattccatgacgtcctcttctggtcttcaaggcgtggctccggcgcaggcatactttgcctgccctgtttagtgcagagtaaagtactgcagtgcg contains:
- the LOC143766895 gene encoding uncharacterized protein LOC143766895, with product MEDDCTRRSEGQLTSSMFKSDNLEILQDTTKVIAVTPDISTSIHGKDLSSDPMKQVPSSDSLLTTKENQSHKRGIKKQTAPKAKKSFSCSECGKCFNQKSGLVNHHRIHTGEKPFSCSECGNCFNQKGSLVIHQRTHTEEMPFSCSECGKCFKHKSELVNHHRTHTGEKPFSCSECGKCFNQKGSLVSHQRTHTGEKPFSCSECGKCFSHRGHLVSHQRTHTGEMPFSCSECGKCFIQKGSLVSHQRTPTGENTFSCPECGKCFNWKCLLVSHQKKAHTDEKKLFSCSECGKCFKQKGNLVIHQRTHTGEKPFSCSECGKCFSHKSELVNHRRIHTGEKPFSCSECGKCFRQKGHLVIHQRTHTGEKPFSFS